One Tenebrio molitor chromosome 2, icTenMoli1.1, whole genome shotgun sequence genomic region harbors:
- the Atpalpha gene encoding sodium/potassium-transporting ATPase subunit alpha isoform X4: protein MALKSEMKEEHGRSDSYRVATVPSNYDDNKTADGRAKSRRKVKKARKAEDLDDLKQELDIDYHKITPEELYQRFQTHPENGLSHAKAKENLERDGPNALTPPKTTPEWVKFCKNLFGGFALLLWIGAILCFIAYGIQASTVEEPADDNLYLGIVLAAVVIVTGIFSYYQESKSSKIMESFKNMVPQFATVLREGEKLTLRAEDLVLGDVVEVKFGDRIPADIRIIESRGFKVDNSSLTGESEPQSRSPEFTHENPLETKNLAFFSTNAVEGTAKGVVISCGDNTVMGRIAGLASGLDTGETPIAKEIHHFIHLITGVAVFLGVTFFVIAFILGYHWLDAVIFLIGIIVANVPEGLLATVTVCLTLTAKRMASKNCLVKNLEAVETLGSTSTICSDKTGTLTQNRMTVAHMWFDNQIIEADTTEDQSGVQYDRTSPGFKALSRIATLCNRAEFKGGQDNVPILKREVNGDASEAALLKCMELALGDVMSIRRKNKKACEIPFNSTNKYQVSIHENEDASDPRHILVMKGAPERILERCNTIFICGKEKVLDEEMKEAFNNAYLELGGLGERVLGFCDFMLPTDKYPVGYKFNCDDPNFPLEGLRFVGLMSMIDPPRAAVPDAVAKCRSAGIKVIMVTGDHPITAKAIAKSVGIISEGNETVEDIAQRLNIPVSEVNPREAKAAVIHGSDLRDLSSDQLDEILRYHTEIVFARTSPQQKLIIVEGCQRMGAIVAVTGDGVNDSPALKKADIGVAMGIAGSDVSKQAADMILLDDNFASIVTGVEEGRLIFDNLKKSIAYTLTSNIPEISPFLAFILCDVPLPLGTVTILCIDLGTDMVPAISLAYEKAESDIMKRRPRDPYSDKLVNERLISMAYGQIGMIQAAAGFFVYFVIMAENGFRPTHLFGIRKQWDSKAVNDLTDSYGQEWTYRDRKTLEYTCHTAFFVSIVVVQWADLIICKTRRNSIVHQGMRNWALNFGLIFETALAAFLSYTPGMDKGLRMFPLKFVWWLPAIPFMLSIFIYDETRRFYLRRSPGGWLEQETYY, encoded by the exons CACGGCCGTTCTGACTCGTATCGTGTGGCAACAGTTCCGTCCAATTACGACGACAACAAAACCGCCGATGGTAGAGCTAAG TCACGAAGGAAAGTGAAGAAGGCTAGGAAAGCAGAGGATTTAGATGATTTGAAACAGGAATTGGACATCGACTACCACAAAATCACCCCGGAAGAATTATATCAAAGGTTCCAGACACACCCAGAAAAT GGCCTCAGTCATGCGAAAGCGAAAGAAAATCTGGAACGGGACGGACCCAATGCACTCACACCCCCAAAGACCACCCCCGAATGGGTGAAGTTTTGTAAAAATCTGTTTGGGGGTTTTGCTCTCTTATTGTGGATCGGCGCCATCCTCTGTTTCATAGCCTATGGTATCCAGGCTAGCACCGTGGAGGAGCCCGCCGACGATAATCTTTATCTTGGCATCGTGTTAGCTGCCGTTGTTATCGTTACAG GTATATTTTCTTATTATCAAGAAAGCAAGAGCTCGAAAATTATGGAGTCGTTCAAAAACATGGTCCCTCAGTTTGCTACCGTACTTAGGGAGGGTGAGAAGTTGACTCTCCGGGCCGAAGACCTGGTGTTGGGCGACGTGGTCGAGGTGAAGTTCGGCGATAGGATCCCGGCCGACATTCGAATCATCGAATCGCGAGGCTTCAAAGTGGACAACTCCTCGCTGACCGGCGAATCAGAACCGCAGTCCCGCAGTCCGGAGTTCACTCACGAGAACCCACTAGAAACGAAAAACTTGGCGTTCTTTTCGACCAACGCCGTCGAAGGCACTGCCAAAGGTGTTGTGATTAGTTGTGGTGACAATACCGTGATGGGTCGCATCGCCGGTCTCGCCTCCGGACTGGACACCGGTGAAACCCCCATCGCCAAAGAAATCCATCATTTCATTCATCTCATCACCGGAGTAGCCGTTTTCTTGGGGGTGACCTTCTTCGTCATCGCCTTCATCCTCGGTTATCACTGGCTGGACGCCGTCATCTTCTTGATCGGCATCATCGTGGCTAACGTCCCGGAAGGTCTGCTCGCCACCGTGACCGTGTGCTTGACGTTGACCGCCAAGCGGATGGCCTCCAAGAACTGCCTGGTCAAGAACCTGGAAGCCGTGGAGACCCTCGGCTCGACCAGCACGATTTGCTCTGACAAGACTGGAACCCTGACGCAGAACCGGATGACGGTGGCTCACATGTGGTTCGACAACCAGATCATCGAAGCCGACACCACCGAGGACCAGTCCGGCGTCCAGTACGACCGCACCAGTCCAGGATTCAAGGCCCTGTCGCGCATCGCCACCCTCTGCAACCGCGCCGAATTCAAGGGCGGCCAGGACAACGTGCCGATCTTGAAGCGCGAAGTCAACGGCGACGCCTCCGAGGCGGCGCTGCTCAAGTGCATGGAGCTCGCCCTCGGCGACGTCATGTCCATCAGACGCAAGAACAAGAAGGCGTGCGAGATTCCGTTCAATTCCACCAACAAGTACCAAGTTTCCATCCACGAGAACGAAGACGCCAGCGATCCGCGCCACATCCTCGTCATGAAAGGCGCCCCCGAGCGCATCCTGGAGCGCTGCAACACCATCTTCATCTGCGGCAAGGAGAAAGTTCTCGACGAGGAGATGAAGGAGGCGTTCAACAACGCCTACCTCGAGCTCGGTGGTCTGGGAGAGCGCGTGCTCGGCTTCTGCGATTTCATGTTGCCAACTGACAAGTACCCGGTCGGCTACAAGTTCAACTGTGATGACCCCAACTTCCCCCTGGAGGGTCTCCGATTCGTCGGTCTAATGTCCATGATTGACCCGCCGCGAGCTGCCGTTCCCGACGCCGTCGCCAAGTGCAGGAGTGCCGGCATCAAGGTCATCATGGTCACCGGTGATCACCCGATCACCGCCAAGGCCATCGCCAAGTCGGTGGGCATCATCTCCGAAGGCAACGAGACCGTCGAGGACATCGCCCAGCGGCTCAACATACCCGTTTCCGAAGTCAACCCGCGCGAGGCCAAGGCTGCCGTCATTCACGGTTCCGACCTGAGAGACCTCTCCTCGGACCAGCTGGACGAAATTTTGAGATACCACACCGAAATTGTATTCGCTAGGACCTCGCCACAACAGAAATTGATTATAGTGGAAGGTTGCCAACGCATGGGTGCTATTGTCGCTGTGACCG GTGACGGTGTCAACGACTCTCCTGCACTGAAGAAAGCTGACATCGGCGTGGCCATGGGCATCGCCGGCTCCGACGTGTCCAAACAGGCGGCCGACATGATCCTGCTTGACGACAACTTCGCGTCGATCGTGACCGGAGTGGAGGAGGGCCGTCTGATTTTCGACAACCTGAAGAAGTCCATCGCCTACACCCTGACTTCCAACATCCCGGAAATTTCTCCCTTCCTTGCTTTCATCCTGTGCGACGTCCCCCTGCCCCTCGGTACCGTTACAATTCTGTGCATCGATCTCGGGACCGACATG GTCCCAGCCATTTCACTCGCTTACGAAAAAGCCGAATCCGACATTATGAAACGACGGCCACGTGACCCGTACTCTGATAAATTAGTTAACGAAAG GTTGATCTCGATGGCTTACGGTCAGATAGGCATGATCCAGGCCGCGGCCGGTTTCTTCGTCTACTTCGTCATCATGGCCGAAAACGGTTTCCGACCCACTCACCTCTTCGGCATTCGAAAACAATGGGACTCTAAAGCTGTCAACGATCTGACGGATTCCTACGGTCAAGAATGG ACGTATCGAGACAGGAAGACGTTGGAGTACACGTGCCATACCGCTTTCTTCGTTTCCATCGTCGTCGTGCAATGGGCCGACTTGATCATCTGTAAGACGCGTCGCAATTCGATTGTCCACCAGGGAATGCGCAACTGGGCCCTCAACTTCGGCTTAATCTTTGAAACCGCTCTCGCCGCCTTCCTTTCGTACACGCCAGGGATGGACAAGGGATTGCGCATGTTCCCGCTCAA GTTCGTGTGGTGGCTGCCCGCGATTCCGTTCATGCTGTCGATCTTCATCTACGACGAGACCCGGCGGTTTTACTTGCGTCGCAGTCCCGGAGGATGGCTGGAACAGGAGACCTACTACTAA
- the Atpalpha gene encoding sodium/potassium-transporting ATPase subunit alpha isoform X1 — protein MALKSEMKEEHGRSDSYRVATVPSNYDDNKTADGRAKSRRKVKKARKAEDLDDLKQELDIDYHKITPEELYQRFQTHPENGLSHAKAKENLERDGPNALTPPKTTPEWVKFCKNLFGGFALLLWIGAILCFIAYGIQASTVEEPADDNLYLGIVLAAVVIVTGIFSYYQESKSSKIMESFKNMVPQFATVLREGEKLTLRAEDLVLGDVVEVKFGDRIPADIRIIESRGFKVDNSSLTGESEPQSRSPEFTHENPLETKNLAFFSTNAVEGTAKGVVISCGDNTVMGRIAGLASGLDTGETPIAKEIHHFIHLITGVAVFLGVTFFVIAFILGYHWLDAVIFLIGIIVANVPEGLLATVTVCLTLTAKRMASKNCLVKNLEAVETLGSTSTICSDKTGTLTQNRMTVAHMWFDNQIIEADTTEDQSGVQYDRTSPGFKALSRIATLCNRAEFKGGQDNVPILKREVNGDASEAALLKCMELALGDVMSIRRKNKKACEIPFNSTNKYQVSIHENEDASDPRHILVMKGAPERILERCNTIFICGKEKVLDEEMKEAFNNAYLELGGLGERVLGFCDFMLPTDKYPVGYKFNCDDPNFPLEGLRFVGLMSMIDPPRAAVPDAVAKCRSAGIKVIMVTGDHPITAKAIAKSVGIISEGNETVEDIAQRLNIPVSEVNPREAKAAVIHGSDLRDLSSDQLDEILRYHTEIVFARTSPQQKLIIVEGCQRMGAIVAVTGDGVNDSPALKKADIGVAMGIAGSDVSKQAADMILLDDNFASIVTGVEEGRLIFDNLKKSIAYTLTSNIPEISPFLAFILCDVPLPLGTVTILCIDLGTDMVPAISLAYEEAESDIMKRPPRDPLNDKLVNDRLISMAYGQIGMIQAAAGFFVYFVIMAENGFRPTHLFGIRKQWDSKAVNDLTDSYGQEWTYRDRKTLEYTCHTAFFVSIVVVQWADLIICKTRRNSIVHQGMRNWALNFGLIFETALAAFLSYTPGMDKGLRMFPLKFVWWLPAIPFMLSIFIYDETRRFYLRRSPGGWLEQETYY, from the exons CACGGCCGTTCTGACTCGTATCGTGTGGCAACAGTTCCGTCCAATTACGACGACAACAAAACCGCCGATGGTAGAGCTAAG TCACGAAGGAAAGTGAAGAAGGCTAGGAAAGCAGAGGATTTAGATGATTTGAAACAGGAATTGGACATCGACTACCACAAAATCACCCCGGAAGAATTATATCAAAGGTTCCAGACACACCCAGAAAAT GGCCTCAGTCATGCGAAAGCGAAAGAAAATCTGGAACGGGACGGACCCAATGCACTCACACCCCCAAAGACCACCCCCGAATGGGTGAAGTTTTGTAAAAATCTGTTTGGGGGTTTTGCTCTCTTATTGTGGATCGGCGCCATCCTCTGTTTCATAGCCTATGGTATCCAGGCTAGCACCGTGGAGGAGCCCGCCGACGATAATCTTTATCTTGGCATCGTGTTAGCTGCCGTTGTTATCGTTACAG GTATATTTTCTTATTATCAAGAAAGCAAGAGCTCGAAAATTATGGAGTCGTTCAAAAACATGGTCCCTCAGTTTGCTACCGTACTTAGGGAGGGTGAGAAGTTGACTCTCCGGGCCGAAGACCTGGTGTTGGGCGACGTGGTCGAGGTGAAGTTCGGCGATAGGATCCCGGCCGACATTCGAATCATCGAATCGCGAGGCTTCAAAGTGGACAACTCCTCGCTGACCGGCGAATCAGAACCGCAGTCCCGCAGTCCGGAGTTCACTCACGAGAACCCACTAGAAACGAAAAACTTGGCGTTCTTTTCGACCAACGCCGTCGAAGGCACTGCCAAAGGTGTTGTGATTAGTTGTGGTGACAATACCGTGATGGGTCGCATCGCCGGTCTCGCCTCCGGACTGGACACCGGTGAAACCCCCATCGCCAAAGAAATCCATCATTTCATTCATCTCATCACCGGAGTAGCCGTTTTCTTGGGGGTGACCTTCTTCGTCATCGCCTTCATCCTCGGTTATCACTGGCTGGACGCCGTCATCTTCTTGATCGGCATCATCGTGGCTAACGTCCCGGAAGGTCTGCTCGCCACCGTGACCGTGTGCTTGACGTTGACCGCCAAGCGGATGGCCTCCAAGAACTGCCTGGTCAAGAACCTGGAAGCCGTGGAGACCCTCGGCTCGACCAGCACGATTTGCTCTGACAAGACTGGAACCCTGACGCAGAACCGGATGACGGTGGCTCACATGTGGTTCGACAACCAGATCATCGAAGCCGACACCACCGAGGACCAGTCCGGCGTCCAGTACGACCGCACCAGTCCAGGATTCAAGGCCCTGTCGCGCATCGCCACCCTCTGCAACCGCGCCGAATTCAAGGGCGGCCAGGACAACGTGCCGATCTTGAAGCGCGAAGTCAACGGCGACGCCTCCGAGGCGGCGCTGCTCAAGTGCATGGAGCTCGCCCTCGGCGACGTCATGTCCATCAGACGCAAGAACAAGAAGGCGTGCGAGATTCCGTTCAATTCCACCAACAAGTACCAAGTTTCCATCCACGAGAACGAAGACGCCAGCGATCCGCGCCACATCCTCGTCATGAAAGGCGCCCCCGAGCGCATCCTGGAGCGCTGCAACACCATCTTCATCTGCGGCAAGGAGAAAGTTCTCGACGAGGAGATGAAGGAGGCGTTCAACAACGCCTACCTCGAGCTCGGTGGTCTGGGAGAGCGCGTGCTCGGCTTCTGCGATTTCATGTTGCCAACTGACAAGTACCCGGTCGGCTACAAGTTCAACTGTGATGACCCCAACTTCCCCCTGGAGGGTCTCCGATTCGTCGGTCTAATGTCCATGATTGACCCGCCGCGAGCTGCCGTTCCCGACGCCGTCGCCAAGTGCAGGAGTGCCGGCATCAAGGTCATCATGGTCACCGGTGATCACCCGATCACCGCCAAGGCCATCGCCAAGTCGGTGGGCATCATCTCCGAAGGCAACGAGACCGTCGAGGACATCGCCCAGCGGCTCAACATACCCGTTTCCGAAGTCAACCCGCGCGAGGCCAAGGCTGCCGTCATTCACGGTTCCGACCTGAGAGACCTCTCCTCGGACCAGCTGGACGAAATTTTGAGATACCACACCGAAATTGTATTCGCTAGGACCTCGCCACAACAGAAATTGATTATAGTGGAAGGTTGCCAACGCATGGGTGCTATTGTCGCTGTGACCG GTGACGGTGTCAACGACTCTCCTGCACTGAAGAAAGCTGACATCGGCGTGGCCATGGGCATCGCCGGCTCCGACGTGTCCAAACAGGCGGCCGACATGATCCTGCTTGACGACAACTTCGCGTCGATCGTGACCGGAGTGGAGGAGGGCCGTCTGATTTTCGACAACCTGAAGAAGTCCATCGCCTACACCCTGACTTCCAACATCCCGGAAATTTCTCCCTTCCTTGCTTTCATCCTGTGCGACGTCCCCCTGCCCCTCGGTACCGTTACAATTCTGTGCATCGATCTCGGGACCGACATG GTACCAGCCATATCTTTGGCATACGAAGAAGCCGAATCTGATATTATGAAGAGACCACCCCGAGACCCCCTGAACGATAAACTAGTCAATGATAG GTTGATCTCGATGGCTTACGGTCAGATAGGCATGATCCAGGCCGCGGCCGGTTTCTTCGTCTACTTCGTCATCATGGCCGAAAACGGTTTCCGACCCACTCACCTCTTCGGCATTCGAAAACAATGGGACTCTAAAGCTGTCAACGATCTGACGGATTCCTACGGTCAAGAATGG ACGTATCGAGACAGGAAGACGTTGGAGTACACGTGCCATACCGCTTTCTTCGTTTCCATCGTCGTCGTGCAATGGGCCGACTTGATCATCTGTAAGACGCGTCGCAATTCGATTGTCCACCAGGGAATGCGCAACTGGGCCCTCAACTTCGGCTTAATCTTTGAAACCGCTCTCGCCGCCTTCCTTTCGTACACGCCAGGGATGGACAAGGGATTGCGCATGTTCCCGCTCAA GTTCGTGTGGTGGCTGCCCGCGATTCCGTTCATGCTGTCGATCTTCATCTACGACGAGACCCGGCGGTTTTACTTGCGTCGCAGTCCCGGAGGATGGCTGGAACAGGAGACCTACTACTAA
- the Atpalpha gene encoding sodium/potassium-transporting ATPase subunit alpha isoform X3, which translates to MALKSEMKEEHGRSDSYRVATVPSNYDDNKTADGRAKSRRKVKKARKAEDLDDLKQELDIDYHKITPEELYQRFQTHPENGLSHAKAKENLERDGPNALTPPKTTPEWVKFCKNLFGGFALLLWIGAILCFIAYGIQASTVEEPADDNLYLGIVLAAVVIVTGIFSYYQESKSSKIMESFKNMVPQFATVLREGEKLTLRAEDLVLGDVVEVKFGDRIPADIRIIESRGFKVDNSSLTGESEPQSRSPEFTHENPLETKNLAFFSTNAVEGTAKGVVISCGDNTVMGRIAGLASGLDTGETPIAKEIHHFIHLITGVAVFLGVTFFVIAFILGYHWLDAVIFLIGIIVANVPEGLLATVTVCLTLTAKRMASKNCLVKNLEAVETLGSTSTICSDKTGTLTQNRMTVAHMWFDNQIIEADTTEDQSGVQYDRTSPGFKALSRIATLCNRAEFKGGQDNVPILKREVNGDASEAALLKCMELALGDVMSIRRKNKKACEIPFNSTNKYQVSIHENEDASDPRHILVMKGAPERILERCNTIFICGKEKVLDEEMKEAFNNAYLELGGLGERVLGFCDFMLPTDKYPVGYKFNCDDPNFPLEGLRFVGLMSMIDPPRAAVPDAVAKCRSAGIKVIMVTGDHPITAKAIAKSVGIISEGNETVEDIAQRLNIPVSEVNPREAKAAVIHGSDLRDLSSDQLDEILRYHTEIVFARTSPQQKLIIVEGCQRMGAIVAVTGDGVNDSPALKKADIGVAMGIAGSDVSKQAADMILLDDNFASIVTGVEEGRLIFDNLKKSIAYTLTSNIPEISPFLAFILCDVPLPLGTVTILCIDLGTDMVPAISLAYEAPESDIMKRQPRDPYRDNLVNRRLISMAYGQIGMIQAAAGFFVYFVIMAENGFRPTHLFGIRKQWDSKAVNDLTDSYGQEWTYRDRKTLEYTCHTAFFVSIVVVQWADLIICKTRRNSIVHQGMRNWALNFGLIFETALAAFLSYTPGMDKGLRMFPLKFVWWLPAIPFMLSIFIYDETRRFYLRRSPGGWLEQETYY; encoded by the exons CACGGCCGTTCTGACTCGTATCGTGTGGCAACAGTTCCGTCCAATTACGACGACAACAAAACCGCCGATGGTAGAGCTAAG TCACGAAGGAAAGTGAAGAAGGCTAGGAAAGCAGAGGATTTAGATGATTTGAAACAGGAATTGGACATCGACTACCACAAAATCACCCCGGAAGAATTATATCAAAGGTTCCAGACACACCCAGAAAAT GGCCTCAGTCATGCGAAAGCGAAAGAAAATCTGGAACGGGACGGACCCAATGCACTCACACCCCCAAAGACCACCCCCGAATGGGTGAAGTTTTGTAAAAATCTGTTTGGGGGTTTTGCTCTCTTATTGTGGATCGGCGCCATCCTCTGTTTCATAGCCTATGGTATCCAGGCTAGCACCGTGGAGGAGCCCGCCGACGATAATCTTTATCTTGGCATCGTGTTAGCTGCCGTTGTTATCGTTACAG GTATATTTTCTTATTATCAAGAAAGCAAGAGCTCGAAAATTATGGAGTCGTTCAAAAACATGGTCCCTCAGTTTGCTACCGTACTTAGGGAGGGTGAGAAGTTGACTCTCCGGGCCGAAGACCTGGTGTTGGGCGACGTGGTCGAGGTGAAGTTCGGCGATAGGATCCCGGCCGACATTCGAATCATCGAATCGCGAGGCTTCAAAGTGGACAACTCCTCGCTGACCGGCGAATCAGAACCGCAGTCCCGCAGTCCGGAGTTCACTCACGAGAACCCACTAGAAACGAAAAACTTGGCGTTCTTTTCGACCAACGCCGTCGAAGGCACTGCCAAAGGTGTTGTGATTAGTTGTGGTGACAATACCGTGATGGGTCGCATCGCCGGTCTCGCCTCCGGACTGGACACCGGTGAAACCCCCATCGCCAAAGAAATCCATCATTTCATTCATCTCATCACCGGAGTAGCCGTTTTCTTGGGGGTGACCTTCTTCGTCATCGCCTTCATCCTCGGTTATCACTGGCTGGACGCCGTCATCTTCTTGATCGGCATCATCGTGGCTAACGTCCCGGAAGGTCTGCTCGCCACCGTGACCGTGTGCTTGACGTTGACCGCCAAGCGGATGGCCTCCAAGAACTGCCTGGTCAAGAACCTGGAAGCCGTGGAGACCCTCGGCTCGACCAGCACGATTTGCTCTGACAAGACTGGAACCCTGACGCAGAACCGGATGACGGTGGCTCACATGTGGTTCGACAACCAGATCATCGAAGCCGACACCACCGAGGACCAGTCCGGCGTCCAGTACGACCGCACCAGTCCAGGATTCAAGGCCCTGTCGCGCATCGCCACCCTCTGCAACCGCGCCGAATTCAAGGGCGGCCAGGACAACGTGCCGATCTTGAAGCGCGAAGTCAACGGCGACGCCTCCGAGGCGGCGCTGCTCAAGTGCATGGAGCTCGCCCTCGGCGACGTCATGTCCATCAGACGCAAGAACAAGAAGGCGTGCGAGATTCCGTTCAATTCCACCAACAAGTACCAAGTTTCCATCCACGAGAACGAAGACGCCAGCGATCCGCGCCACATCCTCGTCATGAAAGGCGCCCCCGAGCGCATCCTGGAGCGCTGCAACACCATCTTCATCTGCGGCAAGGAGAAAGTTCTCGACGAGGAGATGAAGGAGGCGTTCAACAACGCCTACCTCGAGCTCGGTGGTCTGGGAGAGCGCGTGCTCGGCTTCTGCGATTTCATGTTGCCAACTGACAAGTACCCGGTCGGCTACAAGTTCAACTGTGATGACCCCAACTTCCCCCTGGAGGGTCTCCGATTCGTCGGTCTAATGTCCATGATTGACCCGCCGCGAGCTGCCGTTCCCGACGCCGTCGCCAAGTGCAGGAGTGCCGGCATCAAGGTCATCATGGTCACCGGTGATCACCCGATCACCGCCAAGGCCATCGCCAAGTCGGTGGGCATCATCTCCGAAGGCAACGAGACCGTCGAGGACATCGCCCAGCGGCTCAACATACCCGTTTCCGAAGTCAACCCGCGCGAGGCCAAGGCTGCCGTCATTCACGGTTCCGACCTGAGAGACCTCTCCTCGGACCAGCTGGACGAAATTTTGAGATACCACACCGAAATTGTATTCGCTAGGACCTCGCCACAACAGAAATTGATTATAGTGGAAGGTTGCCAACGCATGGGTGCTATTGTCGCTGTGACCG GTGACGGTGTCAACGACTCTCCTGCACTGAAGAAAGCTGACATCGGCGTGGCCATGGGCATCGCCGGCTCCGACGTGTCCAAACAGGCGGCCGACATGATCCTGCTTGACGACAACTTCGCGTCGATCGTGACCGGAGTGGAGGAGGGCCGTCTGATTTTCGACAACCTGAAGAAGTCCATCGCCTACACCCTGACTTCCAACATCCCGGAAATTTCTCCCTTCCTTGCTTTCATCCTGTGCGACGTCCCCCTGCCCCTCGGTACCGTTACAATTCTGTGCATCGATCTCGGGACCGACATG GTGCCTGCTATTTCTCTGGCTTACGAAGCCCCGGAGTCCGACATAATGAAACGTCAGCCGCGCGACCCCTATAGGGACAACCTGGTTAACCGCAG GTTGATCTCGATGGCTTACGGTCAGATAGGCATGATCCAGGCCGCGGCCGGTTTCTTCGTCTACTTCGTCATCATGGCCGAAAACGGTTTCCGACCCACTCACCTCTTCGGCATTCGAAAACAATGGGACTCTAAAGCTGTCAACGATCTGACGGATTCCTACGGTCAAGAATGG ACGTATCGAGACAGGAAGACGTTGGAGTACACGTGCCATACCGCTTTCTTCGTTTCCATCGTCGTCGTGCAATGGGCCGACTTGATCATCTGTAAGACGCGTCGCAATTCGATTGTCCACCAGGGAATGCGCAACTGGGCCCTCAACTTCGGCTTAATCTTTGAAACCGCTCTCGCCGCCTTCCTTTCGTACACGCCAGGGATGGACAAGGGATTGCGCATGTTCCCGCTCAA GTTCGTGTGGTGGCTGCCCGCGATTCCGTTCATGCTGTCGATCTTCATCTACGACGAGACCCGGCGGTTTTACTTGCGTCGCAGTCCCGGAGGATGGCTGGAACAGGAGACCTACTACTAA